tctatattatataatttaaagttgAGAGATAGACAAttcataaaagataaattattttttaacattgaTGAGCTATTCTtagatgatgaatggataagagAGGAGTCTAGCCATATTGATTTCTccaatgaaaataatttagatatttttgatGGTACAACAATGATGGAGAGTGAGGAAAACAAAGTTAGTTAACATTTGAAAAGTCGTGAAAATAATGTGGTGCATGATATTGAAGGATGATTAAAGCATTTAGGTGATTTTAAACTTGAAAATGACATTGATTTataagatgatgatgatgatgatgatgatgatgatgatgatgatggagatGGTGATAGCTTGGACTTGGATgaacatttaaatatttatgttaatgattcattttagtttgtattttattcttgtaatatagaaatttaacaatatttgttatttttatttatattaaattgtgACTTATGAGAATATACAGCATATGAACTAACATTTAGAATTTTGATTATGAATTGTTGAATGATAATAAATAATAgacttaatatttagaaatttcatattatttagtatttttaaaattgatagacgaagtaattttaaaataagtacaagaataattaaataatattaatttattttttataaaattatgttattataaaatatatttataaatttcaaaatatatttttaattatttttaaaattttacaattttataatctaattttataaactaatttttaatgccacttaaaatcccaattttagCTACCTTAAGCTTAGTGGGAAGGTTGAAGAAGAACACAGTGAAAATCCAATCCAATGATATTGAATAGAGTTCCTGGAAGTAGTTTTCACGGTAAAATTGATGAGATAAAGCCATGAATGGCGTGACAAAGGGGTTACAGTGTTGACAAGGCGTTTGGCGTGTGaatttgaggaagaagatgatgtggAGGCAGCCCATTGCTaattctaatattaaaaaaaaaacactgtTTAAGGTGGCAGTCTTGAGTGAAAATGTTGAGTGCATCtttacattaattatatatgctttCGAGAACTttggtaattttattttctagaagGCAGCAGCAGTAAGTCTGGAATATGAATTTTGCAtagttttgaattttcatatttgattttacgTAGATTATGTCTGTATCCAAATTTAATCGAGGTGCATCAGGGGGAATGTCACCCACCCATGAGAATTAGTCAGGCGAAATTCGGACACTTcagatgaataaaaaaaaaaataaatacttaatttCGGTATTTAAAGTTTTGtcgataaaataattttttaaaatattctttatatattttatttaaaaaaataaaaatttattctatCAACATGATTTGAACTCACCAtctcttaattaaaataaatttaaaaataatattatcacTGCAAAGTTGGTCATTGCAAGGAACAATAACTTTATTTTTCTGAGAGTGAGTTTGTTTAGTATTGTTAGATTTGTAgcattttgttaaataatttgaaatataactaataaataatagataaattatattattgatcTCTAAACTTTACATTATGTagcaaattaattattatactttaatttgaTCATAGCTATTggatcttaatttttttgttaaaattcagTTATTATATGAACGAAAATTATCGggctatatattatatataaccactaaaattatttgattgtgaaacttagattaattttaatattacataattttgaaatttatattaatatataatttaataaaaattaaaaaaattaaattttataaaagttaaaatCCAAGTcgcaataaaaaattaaaataaaacaattagtaGTGCCAAAATGAACTAAACgcagaaaataattattagtttacAATCTGAAACTGTAATGATGGAGCAACGCTGGGAACAGGGGACTCTTATTTgtgcccaaaaaaaaataataataataataaaaaaagctTTACAGCAAATCATTAAGTTtggaaaaatgctatttgtatagaaaTATTCCTACAGAATGCTTCATAGGGTGACATATCTCGATATTTGTTCAtcctcttctccctctctctctccctttctctcaccGCTACAACCAATCACCTGTCACCGTTTTTCGCTTCAGCCGCCTTGCCTACTCTTGTTACTGCTTCATTTTTTCTAGTCACTGTAACCTTTATTACCTTTTGTCGTCTTGTATTAGGATTGATGGTGTGAGAATGAGAgcaagagaaggagagagataCTATTGAATTTTTGTGAACATTATGCATTGTATTTCTTATTTTGAGAATTATCGTATATCATAATTAACCTTTTCCACGTGTGTAGGTAGTGTGTGGACCTTGAAatgagggatttcacctttgCATGCTTGACTCTTAAGTTTGCATCTCCGCGCAACTGTTCCACTTCATCGACACTCGCATGTTTTTCTCGGCAATATATTCCCTCCGTTCGGCGTCTCGTTCAATCACCGATGAACTTCGATAACCATCGGAAAAGCTCCGCCACAAGGtgtgcattttcattttcactttCGTTTTCATTTGAATGGCTGGGAACAGCTGGAAGTTTGGAGTCGCCGCACTTAATTGCGGCGCTTCTTGGTTGGATGATAATGCCGTTGCTGTCTAGACCTAGATTTTTCACCGATTAGAGCATCGATGACCTAGATTTTCGTTCAAATTTCGTTTTTCGATCTCTATTTTGGGGATAATTGTCACCGTCATACAACATGGGCGGCACGTGATTGGCGTTTGAGAAATCCAAATGAACGCCTAATCTTAGCCAATTGGGAGATTCCTCTGGTATCGATTGACAGAGAATACGGGCATTGCAATGCTAACTACTAGTCCAACCTATACGCCAGAGGAGCTGCTGGATTTTCATGTTGGTTGCCTGTCCTGTAATAAGCACATCACATTTAAAGCTTAATGGCACTGATTTGGGagtcttttccttctctttctacCTTTTCATCTAGTGCTTACTGTCAAAAATTGTATTCGCCAAAAATGGATTCCTGCAGATGACCATAATTTCTTGAAATACTGccactatttttttttgtttattttctcttgttaaATGCATCCACAGAGTGTTCCGCAGAAATATAACTACTCTTTGATCTCATTTTTACTTAAGGAGTGGAATTATTTGGCTATGGGTAATAGATGTAGAGCTAATCTCCCAACTGCGGAAAGAAGATAACAGCCAGCATAGGTAGCTTCATCGACAATTGATTATTTATTATCCACTTGTTTATTtcctttcatttcattttcaaagGATAGCTGTTACATGCCTCTGCTGATCATATTTACGACACGATGGTTTGGATTCTTGTTCACCTCTCCCTTTCTTTTATCTCTTAGCTCTGCCTATAATATGTTATTTCAAGTTCAAACTTCTGTGGGGTTAGCTAGAACCTTAATATTACAATCAAAGATCAAATGAAGATGCAAAAAGCTTGGTTCTATGAAGAGTATGGTTCCAAGGAAGTTCTCAAGTTAGGGGATTTCCCACTTCCTGTACCTCATGAGAACCAGCTAGTTGTCCAAGTCCAGGCTGCTGCTTTGAATCCTATTGATTATAAGATGCGCAAACAGCCCATTATTCCAATAGAATTCCCTGTGAGTATAGAATTCTGATCTACAAAAGAGTTGTTGCATGACAACTCAAGCTGATTAAGCAGGGCTGGCTATAGGATTATGAGCTTAGACATATCTTGCATGCTTGCTCCtattttcctatatatatatatatattcactcgATTTCTTGTTTGACTTGCTATGGTGATTTGTCATTTACACATCTACTGGTCAAGCCAACTATATGGAAGCATATGCAATGAGGATTGTGATTGGGAACACAGCAACTATATCAAACCATGCAATATGGATTATAGgaactaaaaacaaaattaggGAATGGCGTGAGTGGAGCGAAGAAAATCACTTTACTGTGAAACTTGTCTAGTAATCAATTAAACTTGATAGAGAATGAGATTATGCATAACATAAACTTGCATGTAATTTTAGTAACTTCCGGAGACTTTTCAGTGATATTAAACATCATGACAGGCCTGAGACCATTGTTTGATCATAGAAATGTGATGTAACATTGACTTAGCCATTATATTAGGATAGTGGTTCCTATTATAGAGATGTTCGCTGAATATGAAATGTTGATGCAGGTTATCCCAGGATGTGACATGGCTGGTGTGGTGGTGGCTAAAGGCGATGGAGTTTCAAAATTTGAGATTGGTGACAAGGTTTATGGAAACATCCAAGACTTCAATGCAGAAGGTAAATTGAAGCGGCTTGGGACGCTGGCAGAGTTCACTTTGGTGGAGGAAACTTTGGTGGCCATGAAACCAGAGAACATTTCTTTCGAGGAGGCAGCCAGCTTGCCTTTAGCAGTTCAAACAGCAATAGAAGGCTTCAAGACTGCAGGTTTTAAAGCTGGTCAGACAGTTTTCATAGTTGGTGGAGCCGGTGGTGTTGGAACTTTGGTTGTTCAGCTGGCCAAGCAGCTTTATGGAGCTTCCCAGGTTGTGGCAACAACTAGCACACCGAAGGTGGAGTTTGTCAAGAGCTTGGGTGCCGATAAGGTTGTTGACTACACAAAGACTGGATATGAAGAAGTTCAGGAGAAATATGATCTCCTATATGATACTGTGGGTAATATTCTGTTTAATCCATGTTTACCTTACCTTGACTGCCATGGTTAAATTTTCATGGTAGCTCATATCTAACTCTCTCTTGACCTTTATGGGGGTGTAACAGTGGGACTTCTTTGTTTGTTTTCCTATATTTAGATGTAGGATTtgtggaaggaaaagaaaataatatcttGACGTGCAAGTAAGACTACAtgttcataagtttcatcattttcttttcattttcctttccttggAAAAATCCTTGTTCCAAATGTAGCCCCCGTTTTTCTCGGTAATCAGAATTAAGTGTCTTATATCTAATTGACTAATTAACTGAAATTCTTTAGGTCACACTTGGAAATCATTTGTGGTGGTTAAGGATGATGGGGTAATCATTGACATAACCTGGCCTTTATCGTGTCAGAAAGCAGTTTATTCAAGCTTGACAGTTTCTGGGGATATCTTGGAGAAGCTTGCGCCATATTTAGAGAGTGGAAAGCTAAAGCCGGTGATTGATCCTACAGGGCCGTATCATTTTTCTGATGTTATTGAAGCCTTTCGGTATCTAGAAACTGGGAGAGCGAGAGGAAAGGTTGTAATTTCCTCCTTCCCCTCACAGCACTTTCCTCCTACTTCTAGCTTCCTGGATTATTAGCAAGAATGATGCCACACTCCAAATTGTTTCCTAGAGACAATATCTGTGTCTGTGCGCTAAGTTATGTGCCAAATCTTGATCTTAAGAACGTACGAGTAAAACGAAAACTTTTTTTTATCgaataatgctattggtacacctttgtgtacttTTTGAGTTACATAAAAgtatatcaatgacaaaaaaatctttCATGAGGCGCATGAGGCAAATGGTGTTTTGGTCATATTATCCttttatgtagcccaagatgtacaaaaatgatgtacatgtagTATGATTCTTTCTTACCTATCTATTGTTTTCAAGTGTTGTGCAAGtatatctttaaattatatCGATCAAATAATTGTATCCCCATATCTAGTTTGCCACGATGATGTATTAATTAGAAGTATGTATCTTATCTTTGgttatgttttttgtttctttttttttttttcttgtgtatTTCAGTTAATCTTATGAATTAAGAATCCTTGAAATATTTGAAGTTGCCAGGAACttttcccaaaaatattttagtagAGTATGAGCCACTTTCAGGTAGGCTGTTGGTTAAAATGACAGGTGCATTTGAATGTTTCAGGAAGAAGAGGTCAGTCAGAACCTACAAAAACTGAATtcattgaaaatgaaaacaacgaaaagaagaagaagaaattctgCCTGTCGTGGCGTACAAGTAGCTCCTTGAAGTTGCTATCTCCACTGATCCTGCAATTACCATAATAACATATCAATTAAGGGTAAATTGCACCTACAACCCCTGTGGTTGGTTTAAGTTACTTGCACAAAATTTcctgtaatttaaaaattattttggaatcTCAGATAGTTAAACCTTAACTAAACTAAATTTaactaaaacaaaagaaaaaaaaaattaaaaagcaccATGATTGAGTACAGTTTTAGTCATTGGCCAATTATGTtgcacaaaaataagaaatggatACAATGCATAACAAAAATGggaaaacattatttttaaaaaaaataaaagatgaaaacacTGAGAAacacttaaataaaaaaataaggattttttttgtaaatataattttttttaaaaaaagttatttaaaaataaacatttagaCAAATTCTggaaataaatttcaaaaaaaaaaatttaaaattttgagttacgAAATTTTTTCTGTTTCTACCCTCTTCGTGAATAGAAAAGCATTTTCAAAtcgaaaatgtgttttcaatatttttttaatattacaaaatagttttgaaacattttcaaaattataaaaatggcataaaaatattttgtagtATTTCTCGATGTTTCGGTACGAGAAACATTTCGAAAATGCCAAAACGACACCCCAAGCCATTTTCATGCATCATAGCTGGCCAATCTTGATGGGATCTAATTATTCAGATTgtttattcattttttcttctcttcaaaTTAGCATCAAATAATCATCGGGTGAAGTGAAAATAATAAGTAGAGACACAAAGAAATAGTATCAGTATATCTTCTTTGTCTTAGTCGGCCATTAATTGTGCCTTCGTCTTTGTTACTAAATATGGTTTGCTTCCCCACCATTTGTTTAGGGTTCCAGTCGTTGGAACCTTGAGTAGCTAATGAGCTCTAAATTTAGAATAATTGGGATCAGCCAATGAACGGTTCTAGCGATAAAAACCGTCAGTTGTCTTTTAAATCTtctattttgattaaattaaattaaatttgattaatttaactTAACCAGTCAGTCTCCCATTAATCCTAGTTGCATGTGACAAAGTGGGTTATTgggcaaaaaatttaaattacaaggATTTTTACAGCtacttttaaattaaaaagggGTCTTTgtgcaaattacaaaatcacAGAGAAATTTAAGTACAATATACgctataaattattatattgcaTTTCTCAGGATTAGCTTGTCACATACTTGAAACTAAGTCTAATATTTCATACCTTTACCGCATACACACAAGTGGTTCAAAGCTTAACTCATTCCAATCGTGAGATTGCAATGCAATGAATGTCATGATCAATCAAACAACTTCCTCTCTGGATAAGTTTTTATTTGTGGTGTTAGTTCTTCCTCCATATCAGGCTTGCTCAACCATAAAGTCATATATGTCATGGTATAAAGTCTCCAAAATTAGAAGataccaaattttaaaaatttgtaatatatatatatatatatatatagattattttttaataataaatattttaataaaaatttaaatacaaaacattatgatttttttttaacttcctttcaccattttttaatttttaaccgTTGCTCACCTAAAATTGCTTGTTACtggtgaattttatctttttaatgctatccgtttaatattttgttttgtttctttctatAAGAGAATCATGAATGTATAGTTAGGGGTGTCAATTGTTCAGATTGGTCCGATTATATAAGAATTCAATAATCAAACCATTTTTAACGgttctaaaaaaataagaatcgtaactgaaccattacatatataaaaccaaactaTGATCAATTTGTCATATCGGACTGATTTCGGTTCTATCCATTTAACATTTAGTTTCTAAGTATTTtcgaaaaatataaaattacaaacaaatttgctaattaaaataaacctatagcttcattaatgcttcaagttttgaagtaaaagtagaacaaaataattcatagattatcttatcaaatgagattacattgACCATTTAATATAGCAATAACGCATAAAagtttagaaataaaagagttcatgaatcttGTTAGTTTCCTGAGAAATGATACTAttttatgtgtatgtatatatatacccaaaaaattataatatatataagtataatatcggttccgATTCGGTTCGAACTacggtttgaaaaaaaaaatcagtaactaaatcaaatatattggtttttaattttttagaaccaaaaCCTAACATTTGAACAATAaaaccaatccaaaaggcacaGTTAGGTCCGGTTCACTGATTTTCAGATATTGTTTGACACTTTTAtgtagagatgtcaaaagggccgcccggcccagccTGTGATGGGCCGAGCTTTGGCTCGGCCTGTTACTGTTCAAatgggccgggctgggccaaagaaattgggcccatgGCTCGGCCCTGCCCgtggcccttatgggccagtaaggcccttactcattttttttttaattttgttattctttagtaattattgatattggatactaaaaaatttaatttcgcaatatatataaataataaccatcaatttatttaaaatttttaagttaatttttttatatatttaaattataaataaacattcttctttttatatgtacattatttttcatattaattcacaagaaaaattaaaaggcatatagaattttgaaatataaaataatgaaataatatttaaaacttaagaattaagatagaaaatatttttaaaagaaaaaaattaatttttatatatgtattattttgatatttatatatgtatatattatatgtattatttttaaaaaaattattttaaaaaaagaaaaaaaaggggccGGGCCCACCGGGCTTGGCCCTGTGGGTTAAGGGCTCGGCctggccctctagcccacgggctggcccggctGGGCCCGGTccggcccctttgtagggggcCGTGGGCCGAGCCGGGCCTTATCCATGGCAAAAGGGCCTGAGCCCGGTCCGGCttgtttaaaaagcccgtgggccgactcgggctgggccgggccggtccttttgacacctatacttttatgtataattttttgttcGCACTGATCTTCTTagagttttaagaaaaattagttttatttttctttatttattgtagaaagttgtttggttttttttttttaatctttgaaatattatattttagttaaaaatttattgtctttaattattatattttgtagttgattgaattttaatttttttttaataaaacgatgaaatatttacataaaaaaatatattatttatttttttttaaaaaattaatactcaaaGCCTAACAAATCTTTTTACCTAGAGCCCCTAACTTGGTGAGTACGATTTTGTGCACCTGCTTTAACGTGCACAAAACCTCCATTCAATTAGGGGGCAAAATAGGAAATTTGCTCCTCCAATTGGACGGAAAACATGtaggaaattctatttgcaatcaTAAATTTTGCTCTTCGCAACCACTAcaggtaaaatattaaattttactattcaCAACCACATTTATTACTTTGTCTAATCATTTATATACCAAATATACCCTCCAAACAACCATTCCTCAAAAAACACACCCCACATGCATCCAAGTTGTTTTTCTTCGCATCAAACCCTAGTCTTCTTCCTGTTCTCCTTCTTCGTGCATCAAACCctgttattcttctttttcagaCCACTCTCATAGACTATCGCCGACCTCTCTCCGTCGCCCACTTTACTTGCCTTACCCACCCTCTTCGTTGGTGTTGttgcaaaaatacaacaatctatatattttttttttatgtgggtGAATGTAAGGTGCGTGGTTGACCACGAtagtttctagagacttctgAGTCTTAAGGGTTCTGAGAGTCAAGTGTCCCAAGAGTCTTGTCGCTAAGGTGCGATGAGAGTAAAATCTCGTCTCCAACGTACACGTGCACTGAGGGTCTCGAGACCAAGACgagctgaggtctcgtgaccaaggggagctgaggtctcgtgacTAAGGCGACCTGAGGGTCTTGTGACCAAGGCGAGTTGAGGTCTCGTGACCAGAACGAATTGAGGTTCTCGTGACCAGGGCAAGATGAGgttctcgtgaccaaggcgagctgaggtctcgtgaccaaaGCAAGCcgaggtctcgtgaccaaggcaaGCTGAGGTCTCAtgaccaaggtgagctgagagtttgatgatttggtggcccaagataatcgagtgaccttggataaccgagtgaccctcatAACTGGGCCCaatcggtcatgaccgagtgaccccccactcgatTATGGtcaagtgggcttgggccaatctctcatcttttccctctTGGATGGGCCGCGAAATCATCGAAACGGGCCATGAGATTCTTGTCCCGATTGTCGCACGTCTCCTCTCTCTCATTTGCTATAAATAAGAGAcaatgccttcatcacaaggtatgTACTCTTGAGTTATTGAAGTCCTATTTCGCATTTTCTCTCAAgatttgacttaagcatcgaagggtttGCACGGGGACCCCTACCCACATCCTAACAGTGCtatcgttttgtaggccactcgttacctcaggtcactcggttatccaaggccactcgttacctcaggtcactcagttatccaaggccactcgatcACCTCTGGTtactcggttatcttgggctACCTGATCATCAAATTTACCAGATCCACCAAGTTagcagcccaccagatcatcagccttaTCAGACCATCAGCTCTGTTGGATCACCAGATCTGCTCGTCTACCAGATATAGTTACTCGTTAAGATTCTCATCATTGAAGGCACGACTCCTCAACAGATTTTCTTATTCACCAGAACGATCCAGCTCACGATGACAAGGCTCTTACGTTTGTTCActattaaaaatagattgttatattttggcaacaacagttgGAGTTCCTTGGAATCACAAAAAATGCCCCTCTAGTTAGGGGTTCTCGAACGGCGGGGTTCGGGGAACCCCTTACCCCGCGGTTCGGGAACCTCTAACCCCCCGAACAACGAGATTCGAGGGGTATGGTGTTCCCCGAATCTTTCCCTTTAGAGGTAAGGGGTTCCCTAACTTATTTAATTTCGCACAGTGAAATTTGGATCAGATTATGTTGAGTTATTagtatcaaaaattaaaattatatatattataactatattttatgaaaaaataaaaattttattatgtatatatacatacatattataactatatatacacatacatacttattataatatataaaatatatatatatattctcctgGACCTTAGGGTTCGGGAGAATTGAATTTCTCCGAATCCATAGATTTAGAGTTCCTTAAACCTCCCGAGATTTGGGGTTAATTTTGGGGTTCGAGGAACCCCAAATCGCCAGAACGCCCAGTTTCGAGACATCCCCCAGGCcccgaaccctagggttcgggGTTTCAAGGCACTTtcagatattttttattttttaattaatcttatttttttaattcatccgtcgtgtatataaattatgtgatttaatttattcgtaatgtatgtaaattatgtgatttaactagtgattgatgttataaattatattatttttaaatataaattatatagatgtatgctatttgataatattaagaaattattttaatttaaaaaatattaataattttctattattttatattgatcTACTATAGTTGCTACTATTTGAATAATAGAGTACAGTTGTTGTGGCGATGATGTATGAGAAAGTGGGTGCACGTGCTTGAGGAATAATGATGGGTGATTGATTGtcaatgatttaaataaaagaaaaatatgagttttcatctcaaaatattttagaaatattaaaattaggtTGGGGAGAGTAAAAATTGtgattgcaaatagaatttcccaaaacAAGGGGGCAAATTTCCAATTTTGCCCCATAATTGGATGGAGGTTTTGTGCACGTACTCCAACTTGGTTGGTCGGCTCTGCTCCATATATCCTAGGGGTATTCGCGGTGCGATTTGAccggtctgaatcattttcagcacgcTAAATCGCTAAtgcgatttttcaaccaaaccagaccgcgcaGTCTGGTTTGGGTTTGGCTAAACTGCACCAAACCAGATCGCATTtgtggtctggtttggtgcaatTTACCACGGTTTGAAATGttacttaaaatcactaaaaaagatatttaaaaatggtaaataaagacacaaatattggtaaataaagacaattaaatataaataaatatgagcaaaaaataaagataaaataatgtacaaaataaataggatggggctgccaattattagatttttataataataatttttttataattttttttattattttcttgagCAGTTCGGTTTAAAATCGAATCGCCAACTATCCAAACCACAAATCGTGCGGTTTGAACAgaatccaaaccgttttcgactgcaaaaaaaaaaaatcgatcagttcaatttgatttgattcagcTTAACTAATTTCCGTGGtgcatcaatttttttgaacactcctaaTATATCCCCTTCATGGCATCATGACAGACAAGCACTTGTTGACAAGGAGAAATTAACAAGAAAATTAAACATATCACTAACATCAGTACGAGTATGGCTAAaattattctcttaattaattgcTTGGCACATGGAATATTAATTAGAATGGGATTAATTATTGTTTGAAAATACAACACTA
This window of the Diospyros lotus cultivar Yz01 chromosome 5, ASM1463336v1, whole genome shotgun sequence genome carries:
- the LOC127801168 gene encoding 2-methylene-furan-3-one reductase-like isoform X1 is translated as MKMQKAWFYEEYGSKEVLKLGDFPLPVPHENQLVVQVQAAALNPIDYKMRKQPIIPIEFPVIPGCDMAGVVVAKGDGVSKFEIGDKVYGNIQDFNAEGKLKRLGTLAEFTLVEETLVAMKPENISFEEAASLPLAVQTAIEGFKTAGFKAGQTVFIVGGAGGVGTLVVQLAKQLYGASQVVATTSTPKVEFVKSLGADKVVDYTKTGYEEVQEKYDLLYDTVGHTWKSFVVVKDDGVIIDITWPLSCQKAVYSSLTVSGDILEKLAPYLESGKLKPVIDPTGPYHFSDVIEAFRYLETGRARGKVVISSFPSQHFPPTSSFLDY
- the LOC127801168 gene encoding 2-methylene-furan-3-one reductase-like isoform X2, which gives rise to MKMQKAWFYEEYGSKEVLKLGDFPLPVPHENQLVVQVQAAALNPIDYKMRKQPIIPIEFPVIPGCDMAGVVVAKGDGVSKFEIGDKVYGNIQDFNAEGKLKRLGTLAEFTLVEETLVAMKPENISFEEAASLPLAVQTAIEGFKTAGFKAGQTVFIVGGAGGVGTLVVQLAKQLYGASQVVATTSTPKVEFVKSLGADKVVDYTKTGYEEVQEKYDLLYDTKAVYSSLTVSGDILEKLAPYLESGKLKPVIDPTGPYHFSDVIEAFRYLETGRARGKVVISSFPSQHFPPTSSFLDY